Sequence from the Candidatus Omnitrophota bacterium genome:
CACACAACATTCGGTCGGGAAACTGCGTGAGATAGGTATACAGGCGGATATACTTATGGTCCGCACGGAAAAACCCGTTTCCAGGGAGTCCCGCAAGAAAATATCACTGTTCTGCAATGTGGAAGAGAATTGTGTCGTAGAGGCAAGGGACGTGGCGGACATATACGAGATACCGCTTATGTTCCGTGATAACGGGTTGGATGGGATATTGCTTAAGCGCTTGAAATTAAGGCCAAAGAAAAAAGGTCCCGAGATCGCAAAGTGGGAAAAGGTGGTACAGATAAGAAAGACGGCCGCGAAAGAAGTGAATATAGGCATAATCGGGAAGTATATCGCGCTTCAGGACGCGTATAAATCCATAGACGAGGCCCTCCAACACGGCGCCATAAAAAGTCGTGTTAAGCTGAACATCATAAAGATCGAATCCGATGACCTCGAGAAAAAGACGATGAAGGAACTCGACGATGTCTTCAAGGGAATAGATGGCATACTCGTCCCGGGAGGGTTCGGGGTCCGGGGCATTGAGGGGAAACTGTCGGCCGCGCGATATGCCCGGGAAAAGAACATCCCTTACTTCGGCATATGTTTAGGGATGCAGATAGCCGTTATCGAGTTCGCCCGTAACGTTTGTTCCCTCAAAGGGGCGAATTCCACGGAATTCGTTCCCGGCACAAAGCATCCGGTGATATCCCTGCTTTCGGAGCAGAAGCATGTCAAGGATATGGGGGGTACCATGCGTCTTGGGCATTACAAGTGCGACTTGAAAAAAGGATCTCTTGCCGGCAAGACATATGGCGCTCCGTTCATAATGGAAAGACATAGGCATCGATATGAGTTCAACAGCAAATATAGGAACATGTTCGAGAAAAAAGGCATGGTTTTCAGCGGGTTATACCGTAAGGGTGGTCTCGTCGAGATAATCGAGCTGGAAGAACACCCCTGGTTCCTGGCTGTCCAGTTCCATCCGGAATTCCGCTCCAAGCCGGATGTGCCACATCCGGTATTCGCCTCATTCGTCGCCGCGGCCGCGAACCGCCGTTCGGTGTAGGTATACTTTCAGAAGTCATAGATCCGTCGGGATATCTATTCTTAATGGGTAAATGCGCGGAATTTTTTTCTTTTCTTGACAAGTAAAAATACTTGCTATATACTTGTAGCGAGGTGGTGGATATGCGTAGAAAAAACAGATTTGATTTTTATGCCACGGTATCTGACCGTGGGCAAATATTCATTCCAAAGGCGTTGCAGAGGTATTTCGGCATAACTTCGAGGGACAAGGTAGCCTTTACCGTGACGGATGACGGCAAGGTAGTGTTCAATAAAAAAAGGGGAGGGGACAATGAACAATAAAAAATACCAGCATCGCTGCGAGTTCGGCCGTGAGGATAAGTACTTCAAGCGTAACCGTAAAAGGCGGGATACGATACATGAAAGGGTCTTCAGCAAGAGCCTGCATGACATTTATAACCGTTACTACAAGGAACAGGTAGCGGCTCTTTACCGATCGCTTGAACAGTAACGCCTACTTACGGAGGAAGAATGCTGTACAGAACGGTTATTGAAATTATTTGTGATGCCGCCAATGAAGATGAAGCCTGCCATACCGCCGGTGAATACCTGCGCGGGAATGAGGAGTTCGGCATTGAGATGCGGTTCAAGGCTGTGCCGATCTTAGGACTCCAGAGACCATAAGATCATAATAGCGAGGAAAGTCCGAATTTCTGGTCGGACCTTCAAAAACACACTTTCTTGTTAAAAACTTTGCAAAACAAGCCTTGGGATATCCGTTTTTGATGATTGAATTTTCATCCCTATCATAATATAATAGGAGCTTAATATATGCCTGGGTGAAAAGTAAGGAGGAGAAGATAGTAATGGATTTACAGAAAAAGCTGGATATCGCAAAGGAACGTTTTGGTGTATTGTTGGAAGAACAGCTTGCACGTGTGGAGGAAATGAAAAAGAACGCGGGCTGGGTAGAATACAAAGAGCTTAAACCCATTTTGATAGGTGTGTGCTGGGGTGACGGGATAGGGAGGATCATCTCAAAACACGCCCAGAGAGTGCTTGAACATATGCTTGAGGAAGATTGCCGGAAAGGCAACATAGAGTTCAGGCAGATAGAAGGTCTTACTATAGAGAATCGGGCGGAGTGCCGTAAAGCCATACCCGACGATGTCCTGGCCGAGATCAAGAGCTGTCATGTGATATTGAAGGGGCCTACCACCACGCCGCAGGCCGGGGATGAATGGCCGAATATTGAAAGCGCGAACGTGGCCATGAGGAGAGAGCTAGACCTGTTCGCTAACGTGAGACCGGTCAAAATACCCGCGGAAGGTGTGGACTGGTGTTTCTTCCGAGAGAACACGGAAGGGGCTTATGTTCTGGGGTCCAGGGGGATAGATGTGACGGATGACCTAAGTGTCGATTTCAAGGTCATCACGGAGCAGGGGGCTGAAAGGATAATAAGGCTGGCGTTCGAGTATGCCAGGAAGAATGGGCTAAAAAGGGTGACCGCGGTGACAAAAGCAAATGTGGTCAAGGCCACGGACGGCCGATTCTCCCGCATGGCGAAGAAGGTCGGGGAAGAATATGAACAATACGGGATCACGCAGGACGAATGGTATATTGATATCATGACCGCAAAACTCCTGGATCCCGCGCGGAGACGGGATTTCCAGGTAATTGTGCTGCCCAACCTATACGGTGATATCCTTACCGATGAGGCGGCCCAGCTTCAGGGCGGGGTCGGCACGGCCGGCAGCGCGAATATAGGTAAGAGATGGGCGATGTTCGAGGCGATACATGGCAGCGCTCCCAGGATGGTCAAGGAAGGACGTGATATTTACGCGGACCCCTCTTCCATGATCAGGGCTAGCGCTATGCTGCTTCGGCATATCGGATATCCCGTTAAGGCGGACAGGCTCGATATGGCTTTGGAAATATGTGGCCAGTTCGAGAAGAAGGTCGTATTGACAGGTAGGGATACCGGGGCTACAGGTGAAGAATTGACATCCTATATACTCGATTGGGTAGGGAGGTCGGACCTTGAGGAAAAATGGAAAGGTTACGCGGGAGTGGCAAAATGACGCGGATGATATCAAAAGCCGGAGCTCTGGCGGCAAAGCGTGACGGGATACTCGTAATAGATTTCGGGT
This genomic interval carries:
- a CDS encoding CTP synthase is translated as MAKYIFVTGGVVSSLGKGIAAASMGKLMEWNGYKVAMIKCDPYINVDPGTMNPYQHGEVYVTDDGAETDLDLGHYYRFTRSPLTRASNVTTGKVYQKVINKERRGDFLGGTVQVIPHITNEIKNEIREVERRHDIDIVIVEIGGTVGDIESLPFLESIRQMKNEMGWGNAVNVHLTLIPYIKAAGELKTKPTQHSVGKLREIGIQADILMVRTEKPVSRESRKKISLFCNVEENCVVEARDVADIYEIPLMFRDNGLDGILLKRLKLRPKKKGPEIAKWEKVVQIRKTAAKEVNIGIIGKYIALQDAYKSIDEALQHGAIKSRVKLNIIKIESDDLEKKTMKELDDVFKGIDGILVPGGFGVRGIEGKLSAARYAREKNIPYFGICLGMQIAVIEFARNVCSLKGANSTEFVPGTKHPVISLLSEQKHVKDMGGTMRLGHYKCDLKKGSLAGKTYGAPFIMERHRHRYEFNSKYRNMFEKKGMVFSGLYRKGGLVEIIELEEHPWFLAVQFHPEFRSKPDVPHPVFASFVAAAANRRSV
- a CDS encoding type II toxin-antitoxin system PrlF family antitoxin; the protein is MRRKNRFDFYATVSDRGQIFIPKALQRYFGITSRDKVAFTVTDDGKVVFNKKRGGDNEQ
- a CDS encoding isocitrate/isopropylmalate family dehydrogenase, with protein sequence MDLQKKLDIAKERFGVLLEEQLARVEEMKKNAGWVEYKELKPILIGVCWGDGIGRIISKHAQRVLEHMLEEDCRKGNIEFRQIEGLTIENRAECRKAIPDDVLAEIKSCHVILKGPTTTPQAGDEWPNIESANVAMRRELDLFANVRPVKIPAEGVDWCFFRENTEGAYVLGSRGIDVTDDLSVDFKVITEQGAERIIRLAFEYARKNGLKRVTAVTKANVVKATDGRFSRMAKKVGEEYEQYGITQDEWYIDIMTAKLLDPARRRDFQVIVLPNLYGDILTDEAAQLQGGVGTAGSANIGKRWAMFEAIHGSAPRMVKEGRDIYADPSSMIRASAMLLRHIGYPVKADRLDMALEICGQFEKKVVLTGRDTGATGEELTSYILDWVGRSDLEEKWKGYAGVAK